CCGGGGGCGCCGGTGGCGGTGTGGGTACCCGCGGACCCGGCGAGACGAAGATCGAGACGGACCGCAGGCGCATCCGTGAGCGAATGTCCAAGCTGCGCCGAGAAATCAAGGACATGAAGAAGATCCGCGACACCCAGCGCAGCCGCCGGTTGGCCAGCGACGTGGCGTCGATCGCGATCGTCGGCTACACCAACGCGGGCAAGTCGAGTCTTCTCAACGCACTGACCGGCGCCGGTGTCCTCGTGGAGAACGCGTTGTTCGCCACCCTCGAACCGACAACGCGCCGTGGGGAATTCGCCGACGGCAGGCCTTTCGTCATGACCGACACGGTGGGGTTCGTCCGGCACCTGCCGACCCAGTTGGTCGAGGCGTTTCGGTCCACTCTGGAGGAGGTCGTCGACGCCGACCTGCTCGTGCATGTCGTCGACGGTTCCGACGTCAACCCGCTGGCACAGATCAACGCGGTGCGCCAGGTGGTCAACGAGGTGATCGCCGACCATGACAGCAAACCGATACCAGAGTTGGTGGTGGTCAACAAGATCGACGCAGCCGACGACCTCGCGCTGGCGCAGCTTCGGCGGGCTCTCCCGGATGCGGTGTTCGTCTCCGCGCACACGGGTGACGGTTTGGGGCGACTTCAGCAGCGGATGGCCGAACTCATCGCTCCGACGGACGCCGTGGTGGATGTGACGATTCCCTATGACCGCGGCGATCTGGTCAACAAGGTGCATGCCGACGGCCGGGTCGATGCGACCGAGCACACCGCCGAGGGCACGAGGATCAAGGCGCGCGTGCCGGTTCCGTTGGCTGCCAGCTTGACCGAGTACTCAACGTTC
The sequence above is drawn from the Mycobacterium gallinarum genome and encodes:
- the hflX gene encoding GTPase HflX, with product MTYPKFPVNETPSAGELALEDRAALRRVAGLSTELSDVSEVEYRQLRLERVVLVGVWTEGSAADVEASMAELAALAETAGSQVLEGLVQRRDKPDPSTYIGSGKAAELRDVVLATGADTVICDGELSPAQLNALEKAVKVKVIDRTALILDIFAQHATSREGKAQVAYAQMEYMLPRLRGWGESMSRQAGGRAGGAGGGVGTRGPGETKIETDRRRIRERMSKLRREIKDMKKIRDTQRSRRLASDVASIAIVGYTNAGKSSLLNALTGAGVLVENALFATLEPTTRRGEFADGRPFVMTDTVGFVRHLPTQLVEAFRSTLEEVVDADLLVHVVDGSDVNPLAQINAVRQVVNEVIADHDSKPIPELVVVNKIDAADDLALAQLRRALPDAVFVSAHTGDGLGRLQQRMAELIAPTDAVVDVTIPYDRGDLVNKVHADGRVDATEHTAEGTRIKARVPVPLAASLTEYSTF